The following coding sequences lie in one beta proteobacterium CB genomic window:
- the apaH gene encoding diadenosine tetraphosphatase, with protein sequence MSKIYAVGDIQGCAPSLKSLVKKLPKQSKMIFLGDLVNRGPDSLGTLRHLKQLQEEARIECILGNHDLHLLAVDAGIRKTKGLDTVQPILDAPDRADLIHWLRHRPMALSNGKVLTVHAGVLPQWDLQQAIECAQEVEKALRKKSYKDFLANMYGNTPNKWSNSLKGYERLRVITNALTRIRFCTPTGTMEFESKEGFENGPKGYIPWFKTPKRKTQDSLIYFGHWSTLGLLRHENVIGLDTGCVWGGKLTAMEIPESGKPSKDLKIIQVDGYDHPLRM encoded by the coding sequence ATGAGCAAGATCTATGCCGTCGGTGATATTCAGGGGTGTGCGCCCTCATTAAAGAGTCTCGTCAAAAAACTCCCAAAACAGTCTAAGATGATTTTCTTAGGCGATCTAGTTAATCGAGGTCCAGACTCTTTGGGCACCCTACGCCATCTCAAGCAATTACAAGAAGAAGCGCGTATCGAATGTATTCTCGGAAATCACGACCTGCATTTACTCGCAGTCGATGCGGGTATTCGTAAAACTAAGGGGCTCGATACCGTTCAACCTATTCTCGATGCGCCAGATAGAGCTGACTTAATCCATTGGTTACGCCATCGGCCGATGGCCCTGAGTAATGGGAAAGTTCTCACAGTCCATGCAGGTGTGCTACCTCAATGGGATCTCCAGCAAGCGATTGAATGCGCGCAAGAAGTAGAAAAAGCGCTTCGCAAAAAATCCTACAAAGATTTTTTAGCGAATATGTACGGCAATACCCCTAACAAATGGAGCAACTCCCTCAAGGGCTATGAGCGCTTACGAGTCATTACCAATGCATTAACTCGTATTCGTTTTTGCACCCCAACCGGCACCATGGAGTTTGAAAGCAAGGAAGGTTTTGAGAATGGCCCCAAAGGCTATATTCCCTGGTTCAAAACGCCCAAAAGAAAAACGCAAGACTCCCTGATTTACTTTGGGCACTGGTCAACTCTAGGACTACTACGACACGAGAATGTCATTGGACTGGATACAGGTTGCGTATGGGGTGGCAAACTCACCGCCATGGAAATTCCAGAGTCAGGCAAGCCAAGCAAGGATCTAAAGATTATCCAAGTAGATGGTTACGACCATCCACTCAGAATGTAA
- a CDS encoding glutamate-1-semialdehyde-2,1-aminomutase — translation MGQNEILFERAQKTIPGGVNSPVRAFRQVGGTPRFVAKAKGPYFWDAEGTRYIDLIMSWGPMIAGHANPEVVEAVKQAAETSFSYGAPTEGEIELAERICQLVPSIEQVRMVSSGTEATMSALRLARGYTGRDLIIKFEGCYHGHADSLLVKAGSGLLTFADSTQNAPSSGGVPHDLVKHTLVLPYNDVAALKEVFQKQGDQVAAVIIEPFAGNMNLIKPSKEFLSTLRQLTSKHGSVLIYDEVMTGFRVALGGAQSLQGITPDLTCLGKVMGGGMPMAAFGGKKEIMSKLAPLGNVYQAGTLSGNPVAVAAGLKTLEIISREGFYECLTGQTEKLMAGLKLAADEAGVPFAVDSVGGMFGFYFANEVPTSFEAVTKTDIEAFKKFFHLMLDQGVYLAPSAYEAGFTSIAHDNAVLDEIIAAAKTAFKKL, via the coding sequence TTGGGACAAAACGAGATCTTATTTGAGCGAGCACAAAAGACTATTCCGGGTGGGGTGAACTCACCGGTGCGTGCTTTTCGTCAGGTGGGTGGTACGCCCCGTTTTGTTGCTAAGGCTAAAGGCCCTTATTTTTGGGATGCTGAAGGCACGCGCTATATTGATTTGATTATGTCTTGGGGCCCCATGATTGCGGGCCATGCAAATCCAGAGGTGGTTGAGGCTGTTAAGCAGGCTGCAGAAACTAGCTTTAGCTATGGTGCTCCTACCGAAGGTGAAATTGAATTGGCGGAACGCATCTGCCAATTGGTTCCGAGTATTGAGCAAGTGCGCATGGTCTCGAGTGGCACAGAGGCAACGATGAGTGCTTTGCGCCTGGCGCGTGGCTATACAGGTCGTGATCTCATTATTAAATTTGAGGGCTGCTATCACGGCCACGCTGATAGCTTGCTCGTTAAGGCAGGCTCTGGCCTTTTAACTTTTGCGGACTCCACCCAGAATGCACCATCTTCTGGCGGTGTTCCTCATGATCTAGTAAAACATACGCTGGTGTTGCCATATAACGATGTAGCAGCGTTGAAGGAAGTTTTTCAGAAGCAGGGCGATCAGGTTGCCGCAGTGATTATTGAACCTTTTGCCGGCAATATGAATCTGATTAAACCTTCTAAAGAATTTTTATCGACTCTTCGTCAGCTTACTAGTAAGCATGGCAGTGTATTGATTTACGATGAGGTGATGACGGGATTTCGGGTTGCTTTAGGTGGCGCGCAATCCCTGCAGGGCATTACTCCTGACCTCACTTGTCTTGGTAAGGTCATGGGTGGCGGCATGCCGATGGCTGCCTTTGGCGGTAAAAAAGAAATCATGTCTAAGCTAGCTCCGCTGGGTAACGTTTATCAGGCGGGCACCTTGTCAGGTAACCCGGTAGCGGTAGCTGCAGGCTTGAAGACCTTGGAGATTATTTCTAGGGAAGGTTTCTATGAGTGTCTGACTGGTCAAACTGAAAAACTGATGGCAGGTTTAAAGCTCGCTGCCGATGAAGCAGGTGTGCCGTTCGCTGTGGATAGCGTTGGCGGCATGTTCGGCTTCTATTTTGCTAATGAGGTCCCAACTTCCTTCGAGGCGGTGACTAAAACCGATATCGAAGCGTTCAAGAAATTCTTCCACTTGATGCTCGATCAAGGAGTGTATTTAGCGCCTTCTGCTTATGAAGCTGGATTTACTTCCATTGCGCATGACAATGCCGTGCTGGATGAGATCATTGCTGCAGCTAAAACTGCATTTAAAAAGTTATAA
- a CDS encoding Holliday junction resolvase YqgF — translation MPEGAKMDKELTIMAFDYGTRRIGIAVGNTLTKAGQPLKMIAEPSEDVRFRAIQVLIKEWQPNQLVVGMPCHPDGTEHEMSAKARRFGNQLHGRFQLPVDWVDERYTSAVLEGDPDMRDNLDAESAALILEQYFLEKNWIS, via the coding sequence ATGCCTGAGGGTGCCAAGATGGATAAGGAACTCACCATCATGGCTTTTGACTATGGCACACGGCGTATTGGTATTGCTGTTGGCAATACTCTGACTAAAGCCGGCCAGCCTTTGAAGATGATTGCGGAGCCATCTGAGGATGTGCGTTTTAGAGCTATTCAGGTCCTCATCAAAGAGTGGCAGCCAAACCAGCTGGTGGTGGGAATGCCGTGCCATCCTGACGGTACTGAGCATGAAATGAGTGCCAAGGCCCGTCGCTTTGGTAATCAGCTGCACGGACGTTTTCAGTTGCCGGTCGATTGGGTTGATGAGCGTTATACCTCTGCTGTTTTAGAGGGGGATCCAGACATGCGAGACAATTTGGATGCCGAGTCTGCGGCCTTGATTTTGGAGCAGTATTTTCTTGAAAAGAATTGGATTAGTTGA
- a CDS encoding Phosphoribosyltransferase yields the protein MNAEQSYLKLLETLSQRKKAVDLFELAGLAMGGAWIAERLAADLNLPHFGVINVAFHRDDYAEKGMTALRTASTMSTHLPFEVNGANVILIDDVLLTGRTVRAALNELFDFGRPAQVELMVLADRENRELPISADFVGEQVDVPENQILVLEKDDAGKFSFQLEERAE from the coding sequence ATGAATGCAGAGCAGTCCTATCTGAAATTATTAGAGACCTTGAGTCAGCGTAAAAAGGCTGTTGATTTATTTGAGTTGGCTGGTCTTGCAATGGGCGGGGCTTGGATTGCAGAACGTTTAGCCGCTGACCTTAACTTGCCTCACTTTGGCGTAATCAATGTAGCGTTTCATCGAGATGACTATGCCGAGAAGGGCATGACAGCGCTCCGTACTGCCAGCACCATGTCCACTCATCTTCCTTTTGAGGTGAATGGCGCAAATGTGATTTTGATTGATGATGTTTTGCTCACTGGCCGGACGGTTCGTGCAGCACTCAATGAGTTGTTTGATTTTGGTAGACCTGCGCAAGTGGAGTTGATGGTTTTGGCGGATCGTGAGAATCGTGAATTGCCAATCTCTGCTGACTTTGTGGGCGAGCAAGTGGATGTTCCTGAAAACCAAATTTTAGTTCTAGAAAAAGATGATGCTGGTAAGTTCAGCTTCCAATTAGAGGAGCGTGCAGAATGA
- the pyrB gene encoding Aspartate carbamoyltransferase, whose product MSGINNSVITSVNQFNAAGELTHLLTLEGLPKEQILHILDTAQQFVSVTDPAREVKKVPLLRGKSVFNLFFENSTRTRTTFEIAAKRLSADVINLDISTSSTAKGESLLDTIDNLVAMQADIFVVRHSTSRAPIEIAQHVPSHVHVVNAGDGSHQHPTQGLLDMYTMRHFKRDFSGLKVAIVGDIVHSRVAKSNICALITLGCTDIRAIGPESLLPSDLDMLGVKVFHSMEEGLKGVDVVMTLRIQKERMEAGQVPEGDAFFKQYGLTPARLALAKPDAIVMHPGPMNRGVEIDSAVADGPQSVILNQVTFGIAVRMAVMSIVAGN is encoded by the coding sequence ATGAGCGGCATTAATAATTCAGTGATTACTTCAGTAAATCAATTCAATGCCGCTGGTGAGTTAACTCATTTGTTGACTTTAGAAGGTTTACCAAAGGAGCAAATCCTCCATATCCTTGATACCGCCCAGCAGTTTGTGAGCGTTACTGATCCTGCTAGAGAAGTAAAAAAAGTGCCACTATTGCGGGGCAAGAGCGTCTTTAATCTGTTCTTCGAAAATTCCACTCGTACTCGCACTACTTTTGAAATCGCCGCTAAACGCTTATCAGCAGATGTCATTAATTTAGATATCTCCACATCCTCAACTGCTAAAGGCGAGAGCTTGTTGGATACGATTGATAACTTAGTGGCAATGCAGGCAGATATTTTTGTAGTGCGCCACAGCACCTCTAGGGCTCCGATTGAAATTGCGCAGCATGTGCCATCCCATGTACACGTTGTGAACGCAGGCGATGGTAGCCATCAGCATCCAACACAAGGTTTATTGGATATGTATACGATGCGTCATTTCAAGAGAGATTTTAGTGGTTTAAAGGTCGCTATCGTGGGCGACATTGTGCATAGCCGAGTTGCTAAATCCAATATCTGTGCTTTGATAACGTTGGGTTGTACAGATATTCGTGCGATTGGTCCTGAGAGTCTTTTGCCAAGCGATTTAGATATGCTGGGAGTGAAAGTCTTTCACAGTATGGAAGAGGGTCTTAAGGGTGTTGACGTTGTCATGACCTTGCGTATCCAGAAAGAGCGCATGGAGGCTGGTCAAGTTCCTGAAGGTGATGCGTTCTTCAAACAATATGGCTTAACTCCAGCACGTTTAGCTCTGGCTAAGCCCGATGCCATTGTGATGCACCCAGGCCCTATGAATCGTGGTGTGGAGATTGATTCCGCTGTAGCAGATGGTCCGCAGTCAGTCATCCTCAATCAAGTCACCTTTGGTATTGCAGTGCGTATGGCAGTGATGTCTATCGTTGCTGGTAACTAG
- a CDS encoding deoxyribodipyrimidine photo-lyase, whose product MQKALVWLRRDLRLYDNAALHHALTNNAQVWMTFIFDTEILEPLKVDDQASGALTHDRRVDFIWQGLQQIDAQLRKQGGGLIVQFGKPTTCIPKIAKTLGVNTVYTNHDYEPSAIARDNSVATLLEKLGIDFETFKDQVIFEKKEILTNSNTVFSIFTPYKNNWLKTLQEKDIAAYDCTPKKGQFAAIPSTLESPLPSLESMGFSPTGIETYLPSGSEGGQSFLEDFLHRIDQYQIGRDFPAIKGVSYLSTHLRFGMLSIRGLVREAHRRMLAGSMGATIWLSELIWRDFYFMILANHPRLAEGAAFKPDYDNIEWEGGATAKKLFKAWCDGKTGYPLVDAAMHQLNQSGYMHNRLRMVVASFLTKDLGIDWRWGEMYFAKHLNDFELSSNNGGWQWASSSGCDAQPYFRIFNPITQSQKFDPEGKFIRRYLPQLDKLSKKSIHAPWEAGHIELEAAGILLGRDYPLPVVNHDEARKKTLVRYSVVKKVTPEDSTT is encoded by the coding sequence ATGCAAAAAGCTCTTGTTTGGCTCCGTCGCGACCTGCGTCTCTATGACAATGCAGCGCTTCACCACGCCCTTACCAATAACGCCCAGGTCTGGATGACCTTCATCTTCGATACTGAGATCCTTGAACCACTGAAGGTCGATGATCAGGCGAGCGGTGCTTTAACGCACGATCGACGTGTCGACTTCATTTGGCAGGGCTTGCAACAAATTGATGCACAGTTACGTAAACAGGGTGGCGGACTGATTGTTCAGTTTGGCAAGCCCACTACGTGTATTCCGAAGATAGCTAAGACTTTAGGTGTCAATACTGTGTATACCAACCATGACTACGAGCCATCAGCGATTGCCCGCGATAACTCTGTGGCTACTTTATTGGAAAAGCTTGGGATTGATTTTGAGACTTTTAAAGATCAAGTCATTTTTGAGAAGAAAGAAATTCTCACCAATTCCAATACGGTGTTCTCAATCTTCACGCCATACAAAAATAATTGGCTCAAGACGCTGCAAGAAAAAGATATTGCGGCCTATGACTGCACACCCAAAAAAGGGCAATTCGCAGCCATCCCAAGCACTTTGGAATCACCTCTCCCATCATTGGAGTCTATGGGCTTTAGCCCCACAGGTATTGAAACCTATTTGCCATCAGGATCTGAGGGTGGCCAAAGCTTCTTAGAGGATTTCCTCCACCGCATCGATCAATACCAAATTGGCCGAGACTTCCCCGCCATTAAGGGTGTGAGTTATCTATCCACCCATCTGCGCTTTGGCATGCTATCTATTAGAGGCTTGGTAAGAGAAGCACATCGCCGCATGCTGGCAGGCAGCATGGGAGCAACGATTTGGTTAAGCGAACTGATCTGGCGTGATTTTTATTTCATGATTCTCGCGAACCACCCACGTCTTGCAGAAGGCGCAGCCTTCAAGCCTGACTATGACAACATCGAATGGGAAGGCGGTGCCACTGCCAAGAAGTTATTTAAAGCCTGGTGTGATGGCAAAACGGGCTATCCATTAGTAGATGCAGCCATGCATCAACTGAATCAAAGCGGGTATATGCATAACCGCTTACGGATGGTGGTTGCGAGCTTTCTGACCAAAGATCTAGGAATTGATTGGCGCTGGGGTGAGATGTATTTTGCAAAACATCTTAATGACTTCGAGCTATCATCCAATAATGGCGGCTGGCAATGGGCCTCCTCTTCCGGATGTGATGCACAACCCTACTTCCGCATCTTTAATCCGATTACCCAATCCCAAAAGTTTGATCCTGAGGGAAAGTTCATTCGTCGCTATTTACCGCAGCTCGATAAACTCTCCAAGAAATCTATTCATGCGCCTTGGGAAGCCGGCCATATTGAACTGGAGGCTGCTGGCATTCTGCTTGGTCGTGACTATCCCCTACCAGTCGTTAATCACGATGAAGCGCGCAAAAAGACTCTAGTGCGCTATAGCGTAGTTAAAAAAGTGACTCCTGAGGATTCCACAACTTAA